In a genomic window of Punica granatum isolate Tunisia-2019 chromosome 6, ASM765513v2, whole genome shotgun sequence:
- the LOC116211512 gene encoding phosphoserine aminotransferase 1, chloroplastic-like: MAAAAPHSLLLQKPNPGTAAFTNPLPLTPTAHLATKPLRPLSIKCAATTHQIQDPPHAAQPRPQDRVFNFAAGPATLPENVLLRAQSELYNWRGCGMSVMEMSHRGKEFSSIIQKAESDLRALLEIPADYAVLFLQGGATSQFAAVPLNLCSPDDPVDYIVTGSWGDKAFKEAQKYCKPNLIWSGKSEKYTKIPSFGDLQQNPEAKYLHICANETIHGVEFKDYPVPKNKGGILVADMSSNFCSKPVDVSKFGIIYAGAQKNVGPSGVTIVIVRKDLLGNAQGITPVMFDYKIHADNNSLYNTPPCYGIYMCGLVFEDLLEQGGLREVEQKNQRKAEILYRAIDESKGFYRCPVEKSVRSLMNVPFTLEKSELEAEFIKEVAKEKMVQLKGHRSVGGMRASIYNAMPLAGVEKLVAFMKDFQARNA, from the exons ATGGCCGCCGCCGCTCCCCACTCTCTCCTCCTCCAGAAGCCCAACCCCGGCACGGCCGCCTTCACCAACCCATTACCTCTCACCCCCACTGCCCACCTCGCCACCAAGCCCCTGAGGCCCCTCTCCATAAAATGCGCCGCCACGACCCACCAGATCCAAGATCCGCCCCACGCCGCCCAGCCCCGCCCCCAGGACCGCGTCTTCAACTTCGCCGCCGGCCCCGCCACCCTACCGGAGAACGTCCTCCTCCGTGCCCAGTCCGAGCTCTATAACTGGCGGGGCTGCGGCATGAGCGTCATGGAGATGAGCCACAGGGGGAAGGAGTTCTCCTCCATCATCCAGAAGGCCGAGTCCGATCTCCGGGCCCTCCTCGAGATCCCGGCTGACTACGCCGTCCTCTTCCTCCAGGGCGGCGCCACCTCCCAATTCGCCGCCGTGCCCCTGAACCTGTGCTCGCCCGACGACCCCGTCGATTACATTGTCACCGGGTCGTGGGGCGATAAGGCCTTTAAGGAGGCTCAGAAATACTGTAAACCCAATCTGATCTGGTCAG ggaagtccgaaaagtacACGAAGATCCCTTCGTTCGGCGATTTGCAGCAGAACCCCGAAGCTAAGTACCTCCACATCTGCGCGAACGAGACTATTCATGGAGTCGAGTTCAAGGACTACCCTGTCCCGAAGAACAAGGGCGGGATCTTGGTTGCGGACATGTCCTCCAACTTCTGCTCCAAGCCCGTGGATGTGTCGAAGTTCGGTATAATCTATGCCGGGGCGCAGAAGAATGTTGGGCCCTCAGGGGTGACCATTGTGATCGTGAGGAAGGATCTGCTCGGGAACGCCCAGGGGATCACCCCAGTGATGTTCGATTACAAGATCCACGCCGACAACAACTCCCTATACAACACCCCGCCGTGCTATGGAATCTACATGTGTGGGCTAGTGTTCGAGGACCTGTTGGAGCAGGGCGGGCTGAGGGAGGTCGAGCAGAAGAACCAGCGCAAGGCTGAGATCCTCTACCGGGCGATCGACGAGAGCAAGGGGTTCTACAGATGCCCGGTGGAGAAGTCCGTGAGGTCGCTCATGAACGTGCCCTTCACTCTCGAGAAGTCGGAACTGGAGGCGGAGTTCATCAAGGAGGTCGCCAAGGAGAAGATGGTGCAGCTCAAGGGGCACAGGTCCGTAGGAGGGATGAGGGCTTCGATATACAATGCGATGCCTTTGGCAGGTGTGGAGAAGTTGGTTGCCTTCATGAAGGATTTCCAGGCGAGGAATGCTTGA